The following coding sequences are from one Xiphophorus couchianus chromosome 7, X_couchianus-1.0, whole genome shotgun sequence window:
- the hnrnpa3 gene encoding heterogeneous nuclear ribonucleoprotein A3: MEDHEAKEPEQLRKLFIGGLSFETTEESLRAHFEQWGSLTDCVVMRDPNSKRSRGFGFVTYSSVTEVDEAMKARPHKVDGRVVEPKRAVSREDSNKPGAHLTVKKIFVGGIKEDTEEHHIREYFEKYGKIDCIDIMEERSTGKKRGFCFVSFDDHDTVDKIVAQKFHTINFHNCEVRKALSKQEMNAISSNRGRSGGSGNFMGRGGNFGSSDNFGRDGYGGRGGYNDDFDNGPGGNYGGGPGYGGGRGGYGGGGPGYGNQGGGFGGSGDGGYGGNRGGYGGGGNYNDFGNYGGQQSNYGPMKGNNFGGRNSGGPYGGGYSSGGSGGGYGSRRY; the protein is encoded by the exons ATGGAG GACCATGAGGCGAAAGAACCAGAACAGCTCCGAAAGCTGTTTATCGGAGGTCTGAGCTTCGAAACCACAGAGGAGAGTTTACGGGCCCATTTTGAGCAATGGGGATCTCTGACAGACTGTGTG GTGATGAGGGATCCTAACAGTAAACGATCCAGAGGGTTTGGTTTCGTAACTTACTCCTCTGTAACTGAAGTTGACGAGGCCATGAAAGCGAGGCCTCATAAAGTCGACGGGCGAGTTGTTGAACCCAAGAGGGCTGTGTCCAGAGAG GACTCTAACAAACCTGGAGCACATCTGACAGTGAAGAAGATCTTTGTTGGTGGTATCAAAGAGGACACAGAGGAGCACCACATTCGGGAATATTTTGAGAAATACGGAAAGATTGACTGCATCGACATCATGGAGGAGCGATCCACAGGAAAGAAGAGAGGATTCTGCTTTGTGTCATTTGACGACCATGACACTGTGGACAAAATCGTCG CGCAGAAATTTCACACAATAAACTTTCACAATTGTGAAGTCAGGAAAGCGCTATCTAAACAGGAAATGAATGCTATATCCAGTAACCGAG GAAGGAGCGGAGGATCAGGAAACTTCATGGGCAGAGGTGGAAATTTTGGAAGCAGCGATAACTTCGGTCGAG ATGGCTACGGAGGACGCGGTGGTTATAATGATGATTTTGACAATG GTCCGGGAGGAAATTATGGCGGTGGACCTGGTTATGGAGGTGGCCGAGGGGGTTACGGTGGTGGCGGTCCAGGCTACGGAAACCAGGGCGGTGGATTTGGTGGCAGCGGTGATGGAGGTTATGGAGGCAACCGGGGAG GATATGGAGGGGGTGGAAATTACAACGACTTTGGAAATTATGGTGGACAGCAGTCAAACTATGGGCCAATGAAGGGAAATAACTTTGGTGGCAGAAACTCTGGTGGACCATATGGTG GTGGCTACAGCTCCGGAGGCAGTGGTGGAGGCTACGGCTCACGGCGGTATTGA
- the nfe2l2a gene encoding nuclear factor erythroid 2-related factor 2a, whose amino-acid sequence MMMEMEVVHSTQKDMDLIDILWNQDIDLGARREVFDINHRQKEHELQKQRELEEEKKLHLMQEQEKALLAQLQLDEETGEYIPRPPPSAPLQPTITPLEVTQNAGFTQDTGDSMSFDECLQLLAETFPVEQTPTPPVCLDAPAVSVPMMMSPKQPVLLPATLSSGQPTPPQRMSPDLEEAWMELLSLPELQQCLNMQMEDTLQTTTYPLPANPEAQTPSYPNYPQVQAPIFNPLNSINNVKTNSLNVGPAEFMNTFDDSIPSMAPSNAFREIKVDTPQLDTSFSGEGFGGVFYPTTEQDECRSQHSQEENERMCDSPNKVAFTQMELYSLSPGDSFDGSKQSLTAEHLDSDSGVSTNGSPNERSPGRSMYGSGSFGYSDSEMEEMDQNPGSVQSDYSEMFSLNFEPDHFMVSEPVSEMTEQPQEHEKKPKQFNADLAEDSGHDGAPFTKDKPKKRSDVRLTRDEQRAKSLNIPFTVDMIINLPVDDFNELMSKHQLNEAQLALVRDIRRRGKNKVAAQNCRKRKMENIVGLEGELDSLKEERDHLLNEKSKNVTSLKEMKRQLNSLYLEVFSMLRDEKGNSYSSSDYSLQQSTDGTVFLVPRIKKTFRSEKKHLSPL is encoded by the exons ATGATGATGGAAATGGAAGTGGTGCATTCAACTCAGaag GACATGGACCTGATAGACATTCTGTGGAATCAGGACATCGATCTTGGCGCCAGGCGGGAGGTGTTCGACATCAACCACCGCCAGAAAGAGCATGAGCTGCAGAAGCAGCGTGAGCTTGAGGAGGAGAAGAAGCTGCACTTGATGCAGGAGCAGGAGAAGGCCCTGCTGGCACAGCTGCAGCTGGATGAGGAAACGGGAGAGTACATACCCCGCCCTCCACCAAGCGCCCCTCTGCAGCCGACCATCACACCCCTGGAGGTTACTCAG AATGCCGGCTTCACACAGGACACAGGTGACAGCATGTCATTTGATGAGTGTTTGCAGCTCCTGGCAGAGACGTTTCCTGTAGAGCAAACTCCG ACTCCCCCGGTTTGCCTGGATGCTCCTGCTGTTTCAGTACCCATGATGATGTCCCCAAAGCAGCCGGTTCTGTTGCCAGCCACCCTGTCCTCAGGTCAGCCGACTCCGCCACAGAGAATGTCTCCCGATCTGGAGGAGGCTTGGATGGAGCTTTTGTCACTCCCTGAGCTGCAG caATGTCTGAACATGCAAATGGAAGACACGCTGCAGACCACAACATACCCTCTCCCAGCCAACCCTGAAGCACAGACTCCAAGCTACCCAAACTATCCCCAAGTCCAAGCTCCTATTTTTAACCCCCTAAACAGCATCAACAATGTCAAAACAAACAGCCTGAATGTTGGCCCCGCAGAGTTTATGAATACATTCGATGACTCCATTCCCAGCATGGCTCCGTCAAATGCTTTCAGAGAGATCAAAGTGGACACCCCCCAGCTAGATACAAGCTTCAGTGGAGAAGGTTTTGGTGGGGTGTTTTATCCTACAACTGAGCAGGATGAGTGCAGGAGTCAGCACAgccaagaagaaaatgaaagaatgtGTGACTCTCCAAACAAAGTCGCCTTTACGCAAATGGAACTTTACAGCCTCTCCCCTGGAGATTCGTTCGACGGAAGCAAACAGAGTCTGACAGCAGAGCATCTAGACTCGGATTCAGGAGTCTCCACTAATGGCAGTCCAAATGAAAGATCACCGGGCAGATCTATGTACGGAAGCGGGTCCTTCGGTTACAGTGATTCAGAGATGGAAGAGATGGACCAGAACCCCGGCAGTGTACAGTCTGATTATTCTGAGATGTTTTCCTTGAATTTTGAACCTGATCACTTTATGGTATCAGAACCAGTGTCAGAAATGACCGAGCAGCCACAAGAGCATGAAAAGAAACCCAAACAATTCAATGCAGACCTGGCAGAGGACAGTGGCCATGACGGTGCTCCTTTCACCAAAGACAAACCCAAAAAACGCTCGGATGTGCGTCTCACTCGAGACGAGCAGAGGGCCAAGTCCCTTAACATCCCCTTCACCGTTGACATGATAATCAACCTGCCCGTTGATGACTTCAATGAGCTCATGTCTAAGCACCAACTGAATGAAGCCCAGCTGGCCCTCGTCCGCGACATCCGCCGCAGAGGCAAGAACAAGGTGGCCGCGCAGAACTGCCGCAAGCGCAAGATGGAGAACATCGTGGGCCTGGAGGGCGAACTGGACTCGCTGAAGGAGGAGCGAGATCATCTGCTGAACGAGAAGAGCAAGAACGTGACGAGCCTGAAGGAAATGAAGCGGCAGCTGAACAGCTTGTACCTGGAGGTCTTCAGCATGCTGAGAGACGAGAAGGGAAATTCGTACTCTTCGTCGGACTACTCTCTGCAGCAGTCGACGGATGGCACCGTCTTCCTCGTCCCTCGCATTAAAAAGACTTTcaggagtgaaaaaaaacacttgtctcCCTTGTAA